A window of Streptomyces sp. NBC_01224 genomic DNA:
GCATCCAGCTCGACGCCCAGCGCGTCGAGCCAGTCGCCGGTGCCGAGCTCCCGCCAGGAGGGCTCCTCCCGGCCATCGAGGAAGGTGCCCTGCTCGGTGAGGACCAGCCGGGTGCCCCCATCGGCCGGGCAGAACGCCACGGTCGTCAGCGACGCCGCCGCGAGGTCCTCCCCCACGTGCAGGACAGAGGTGTAGACGATGCGCTCGTCCGGGACGATGTCGCGGTACAACGACTCGAACGTCAACGATGGGCCGCTGTCCGGACGGCTGCGGTTGGCCTCCCGGCCCCCGACCCGGAAGTCCAGCTCATGGTCAGCGTCGGGCGTGGAGAACCAGCGGGCCTTCGCCTTCGGGTCGGCCCATGCGGCGAACACCCGGGCCACCGTGGCCGGGTAAAGGCGTTCGAGGGTGAACGTGGCGTGCGTGACAGAACGGTCGATCATCACAAGCTCCCTTGCTCCGGTGTGCCGGGATCATCGAGCAGGTAGTCGCCGAGCCGGTCCAGGCGCCGTTCCCAGGACGTGCGCTGCTCGGCAAGCCAGTCCTCGGCCGTCCGCAGCACGTCCGGCTCGATGCGGCAGGTGCGGACGCGGCCGATCTTCTCGGATCTGACCAGCCCGCAGGCTTCCAGCACCTGGATGTGCTGCATGACGGCCGGTAGCGACATCTCCAGTGGCCTGGCCAGTTCGCTGACCGACACCGGCCCGCGGATCAGGCGCTCCACCATCGCCCGGCGCGTTCCATCCGCCAGCGCCTGGAACACCCGATCCAGCGATCCGCCATAGTTAGGCATGTCCTTAACTATGAGTCGGTACACATCTATAGTCAAGTGCTTCCTTAACCAATGACCCGATCACGGTGGTCCGATCTGCTGGCTTTCTCGCGCATTCGCCCCTGTTCTCGTACACCTACGGCGAAACGGACATGTAGCACCGCGTGATGCTCGGGGTCGGCCCCGGCGCGAGGGCCGGCGGTACAGCGGATGGCGGTAGCAGCTGTTCCGCTTTCGATTCCGCGTGGCTTATCAGACTTCCGGCCACCGGCCGGTCGTCCGTGTCATGCCGCAGTAAGTGCCGGATTTACTGCGGCGGAGCCCCTAACGTGATCACCGCGACCTGCGACGGGGCATTCCGGCCGCCGGGGCCAGGTGTACGCATTTACTGCGGCAGCGCCGGAAGGGCAGGGCGGGCGTGACGATCGAACCGGTGACCGAACTCGGGAGCAGGGGCGCGCTCCGGCTGCCGCGCGCCCGGGTGGTGCCCCTGTCCGCCCTGCCCTCGTCGTACACCGCGGCGGTCGAGCGGTACCTCACCAGCGCCGGGATCGCGAAGTCCTCCGCGCGGATCTACCGGATCTCGCTGACGACGTGGGGGTGGATGCTCGCCGGCGAACCGGCGCCGACCGGGCCCGCCCGCCGGGGCGCGAAGCCGCCCGTCTTCCCCGTTGCCGCGATTGACGACCCGGCGTTGCCGGAGGTGCTGGCCGAGCTGGCGGCGGCGCGGGCGGACGCGATGGACGCTGACACCGTCAACCGGGAGCTGTCCATCGCGCGCAAGGCGATCGGCTGGTGGCAGCGCCAGGGCTGGATCGAGGGCGATCCGACGATCGGCATCGAGCGGCGGCCGGCGCCGCCGGACCGCACCAAGGCCCTGGCGGAGAATCAGATCGCCGCCCTGTGGCGCCTGGACGTCGGGCTCCGGGAGAAGACGCAGTGGAAGATACTCTACGAGTCCGCCGCACGGGCCGACGAAGTGCTGTGCCTCAACGTGGAAGACCTGTACCCGCAGGACAAGCGCGGAAGGATCACCGCCAAGGGCGGTGCGACCGAGTGGATCCACTGGCAGTCCGGCACCGCCCAGCTCCTGCCCCGCCTCATCTCCCGTCGTACCCGCGGCCCGCTGTTCCTCACCGACCGCAAGGCCCCCGCCGGGACGCCGACACTGGACGTGTGCCCCGAGACCGGCCGGGCCCGGCTCTCCTACCGCCGGGCCGAGGAGATCTTCGAGGAGAACACGCGGCTGCTGGCCAACCCCCTCGCCTCACCCGAAGACATCAAGGACCTGGACGGCTGGACACTCCATCGGCTACGTCACAGTGCCCTGACACACGACGCCGAGGACGGCACCTCAACCCCGATGCTGCTGGCCCGCTCCCGTCACGCCTCCGTCCGCTCCCTGGAGCGATACGCCCGACCCGGCGTCGACTCGGTCGCCCGGCACGTCGCCGAACGTGACCCCGCCGCACGTCGCCGAACGTGACCCTCGCCGTTTGCGGCTGGTGACAGCGTTCTTAC
This region includes:
- a CDS encoding SRPBCC family protein, with amino-acid sequence MIDRSVTHATFTLERLYPATVARVFAAWADPKAKARWFSTPDADHELDFRVGGREANRSRPDSGPSLTFESLYRDIVPDERIVYTSVLHVGEDLAAASLTTVAFCPADGGTRLVLTEQGTFLDGREEPSWRELGTGDWLDALGVELDAGWHE
- a CDS encoding ArsR/SmtB family transcription factor; protein product: MYRLIVKDMPNYGGSLDRVFQALADGTRRAMVERLIRGPVSVSELARPLEMSLPAVMQHIQVLEACGLVRSEKIGRVRTCRIEPDVLRTAEDWLAEQRTSWERRLDRLGDYLLDDPGTPEQGSL
- a CDS encoding tyrosine-type recombinase/integrase; this translates as MTELGSRGALRLPRARVVPLSALPSSYTAAVERYLTSAGIAKSSARIYRISLTTWGWMLAGEPAPTGPARRGAKPPVFPVAAIDDPALPEVLAELAAARADAMDADTVNRELSIARKAIGWWQRQGWIEGDPTIGIERRPAPPDRTKALAENQIAALWRLDVGLREKTQWKILYESAARADEVLCLNVEDLYPQDKRGRITAKGGATEWIHWQSGTAQLLPRLISRRTRGPLFLTDRKAPAGTPTLDVCPETGRARLSYRRAEEIFEENTRLLANPLASPEDIKDLDGWTLHRLRHSALTHDAEDGTSTPMLLARSRHASVRSLERYARPGVDSVARHVAERDPAARRRT